A window of Raineyella sp. W15-4 contains these coding sequences:
- a CDS encoding alpha-hydroxy acid oxidase, with product MSRIVSVPDLQAAARRRLPRSLYDYICGGAQDGRSVTANAEALAAVRLRQRIFAGVGTPQTSIRLWDVDLALPLFVSPMGLLGFFHPGGDLAVARAAASNGVAFVHSAWSGVPLPDIVEVAGPRVWAQVSVWSDPDQVSHHLDVAEQSGVEVLVLAGDVAFYDKRDLDLQHGLDRLPPRMPLRDVASHAVKLGWLAGYLRSAGLGLATIDHPVPMRQMKSYLHQLENPHLCWDDVHRIRRRWKGRLVLKGVMTPEDAQLAIDAGVDGLLVSNHGGRQFNAQPGVAEVLPRIVDTVAGRATVLADGGVARGGDVAKYLGLGAAAGGIGRGAAWGLAAGGQPGVEEAVGFLREELATAMGFLGARTISDIDADCLDVRPVDRPAAVVRATD from the coding sequence ATGAGCCGGATCGTCAGTGTCCCCGACCTGCAGGCGGCGGCGAGGCGTCGCCTGCCGAGGTCGCTGTACGACTACATCTGCGGCGGGGCCCAGGACGGGCGCAGTGTCACCGCCAACGCGGAGGCGCTGGCCGCCGTCCGGCTGCGCCAGCGGATCTTTGCCGGCGTCGGCACCCCGCAGACGTCGATCCGGCTGTGGGACGTCGATCTGGCCCTGCCGCTCTTCGTCTCTCCGATGGGTCTGCTCGGTTTCTTCCATCCGGGCGGCGATCTCGCCGTCGCCCGGGCGGCGGCGTCGAACGGCGTGGCCTTCGTGCACAGCGCCTGGTCCGGCGTCCCCCTGCCGGACATCGTCGAGGTTGCCGGGCCACGGGTCTGGGCCCAGGTCTCGGTGTGGTCCGACCCCGACCAGGTGTCCCACCACCTCGACGTCGCCGAGCAGAGTGGGGTCGAGGTGCTGGTGCTGGCCGGCGACGTGGCCTTCTACGACAAGCGGGACCTAGACCTGCAGCACGGCCTGGATCGGCTCCCGCCGCGGATGCCGCTGCGGGACGTCGCCAGCCACGCGGTCAAGCTGGGCTGGCTCGCCGGCTACCTCCGCTCCGCTGGCCTCGGGCTGGCCACCATCGACCACCCGGTCCCGATGCGGCAGATGAAGTCCTACCTGCACCAGCTGGAGAACCCCCACCTGTGCTGGGACGACGTCCACCGGATCCGGCGCCGGTGGAAGGGGCGTCTGGTCCTCAAGGGGGTGATGACGCCCGAGGACGCGCAGCTCGCGATCGACGCCGGGGTGGACGGCCTGCTGGTCTCCAACCACGGCGGGCGCCAGTTCAACGCGCAGCCCGGGGTCGCCGAGGTGCTTCCCCGCATCGTGGACACCGTGGCCGGTCGCGCCACCGTGCTCGCCGACGGCGGGGTGGCACGCGGAGGGGACGTCGCCAAATACCTCGGTCTCGGCGCCGCGGCCGGGGGCATCGGCCGCGGCGCCGCGTGGGGATTGGCAGCGGGCGGGCAACCGGGCGTCGAGGAGGCCGTCGGCTTTCTTCGCGAGGAGCTCGCGACGGCGATGGGCTTCCTCGGAGCCCGGACGATCTCCGACATCGACGCCGACTGCCTCGACGTACGGCCGGTCGATCGCCCGGCCGCGGTCGTACGTGCGACAGACTAG
- a CDS encoding GntR family transcriptional regulator, with product MPSPVPRHTDAGGDAMTGGSGTLRDAAVARLRTMIITGAFSPRERLTESRLIELLGVSRTTVRDTVQELVHEGLLTRDPYKGARVAELNADTVRQVAEARFPLELIGARRINEHRDTRAVAALWEAVDDLVDAQARSDPEDEYSAHLEFHRRIWLGAGNAFLMEFWPPIAHQISSHMVRIQQQTRVIDVDMHRRLLSAIERGTPYDVQAELRTHIVASADRLAESLSGTDGPED from the coding sequence ATGCCGTCACCCGTCCCCCGCCACACCGATGCCGGGGGCGACGCGATGACCGGTGGGAGCGGAACCCTGCGGGACGCCGCGGTGGCGAGACTGCGCACGATGATCATCACCGGCGCCTTCTCACCCCGCGAGCGTCTGACCGAGAGTCGGCTGATCGAGCTCCTGGGAGTCAGTCGGACGACGGTCCGTGACACGGTGCAGGAGCTCGTGCACGAGGGGCTCCTCACCCGGGACCCGTACAAGGGCGCCCGGGTCGCCGAGTTGAACGCCGACACGGTCCGCCAGGTCGCGGAGGCACGCTTCCCGCTGGAGCTGATCGGGGCACGGCGGATCAACGAACACCGGGACACGCGGGCCGTCGCCGCCCTGTGGGAGGCGGTGGACGACCTGGTCGACGCGCAGGCCCGCAGCGACCCGGAGGACGAGTACTCGGCCCACCTGGAGTTCCATCGCCGGATCTGGCTCGGGGCGGGGAACGCGTTCCTGATGGAGTTCTGGCCGCCGATCGCCCATCAGATCAGTTCGCACATGGTCCGCATCCAGCAGCAGACCCGGGTGATCGACGTCGACATGCACCGACGACTGCTCAGCGCGATCGAGCGCGGCACCCCGTACGACGTCCAGGCCGAGCTCCGGACACACATCGTCGCGAGTGCCGACCGGCTGGCCGAGAGCCTCTCCGGGACCGACGGACCCGAGGACTGA